One genomic window of Cupriavidus malaysiensis includes the following:
- a CDS encoding HP1 family phage holin — MRQTNPVEVTSYAGAIASIVSSLTLTDVGIIFGIVTALLTFTLNAWYTRRKDRREAEEHRARMRQHEGGCHE, encoded by the coding sequence ATGCGACAAACCAATCCCGTCGAGGTCACCAGCTACGCCGGCGCCATAGCGTCCATTGTCTCGTCGCTGACGCTGACCGACGTCGGAATCATCTTCGGCATCGTCACGGCGTTGCTGACATTCACGCTCAATGCTTGGTACACGCGGCGCAAGGATCGCCGCGAAGCCGAGGAGCACCGCGCACGCATGCGCCAGCACGAAGGGGGCTGCCATGAATAG
- a CDS encoding glycoside hydrolase family protein — protein sequence MNRQRVAAGLLAVSAAGFAAWTASEGFTDRAVIPTKGDVPTIGHGSTRYEDGRPVQLGDTITRERAAILARNLMTVDERRLAGSLPGVRLYQEEFDLYVDFVGQFGFGNWSGSSMRRLLLAGDYAGACRALLRYKYAAGYDCSTPGNKRCYGVWTRQLARHAKCMEVQ from the coding sequence ATGAATAGGCAACGCGTCGCGGCCGGGCTGCTCGCGGTGTCCGCCGCCGGCTTCGCGGCCTGGACAGCATCCGAAGGCTTCACCGACCGCGCGGTGATTCCAACGAAAGGCGACGTTCCGACCATCGGCCACGGATCGACGCGCTATGAAGACGGCCGGCCGGTCCAGCTCGGCGACACGATCACGCGCGAGCGCGCGGCCATCCTGGCGCGCAACCTGATGACAGTTGATGAGCGGCGCCTCGCAGGCAGCCTGCCAGGCGTACGGCTCTATCAGGAGGAGTTCGATCTCTACGTCGACTTCGTGGGCCAGTTCGGCTTCGGCAACTGGTCAGGATCGTCCATGCGCCGGCTGCTGCTGGCGGGGGACTACGCGGGCGCGTGCCGGGCGCTGCTGCGCTACAAGTACGCGGCGGGCTATGACTGCTCGACGCCAGGCAACAAGCGCTGCTACGGCGTCTGGACGCGCCAGCTTGCGCGCCACGCGAAATGCATGGAGGTGCAGTGA
- a CDS encoding glycoside hydrolase domain-containing protein codes for MTIAISIPNGSIGFDHSDSRLTYNQAQSYAAKGYKFCIRYIPNPLSLGETDLIKDEADAILAAGLWLGAVQHCCKATETSDFVPFPAQGREWGALAALHASEAGLATGTTVWLDLEGIKEGTPVQDILGFCNEWFAQVTEAGFDSGVYVGFDSGLTAEQLYFQLTTKHYWRAPSAAPDVAYRGYQILQHLIKDVKGNEIDVNQAQVDRLGLSATVTSLLPSQ; via the coding sequence ATGACAATAGCCATCTCTATTCCCAATGGATCCATCGGGTTCGATCATAGTGACTCAAGGTTGACTTATAATCAGGCTCAAAGTTACGCTGCCAAGGGTTACAAATTCTGTATTCGCTATATTCCAAACCCACTTTCCCTGGGAGAGACCGATCTAATTAAGGACGAAGCCGATGCAATCCTTGCGGCCGGCCTATGGCTAGGGGCGGTCCAGCACTGCTGCAAGGCTACCGAAACCTCCGACTTCGTCCCGTTTCCTGCGCAGGGCAGGGAGTGGGGGGCTCTCGCTGCCCTGCATGCTAGCGAGGCGGGTCTGGCAACAGGTACGACTGTTTGGCTCGATCTAGAAGGAATTAAAGAAGGCACCCCTGTGCAAGATATTTTGGGGTTCTGCAACGAGTGGTTTGCGCAAGTTACGGAGGCTGGCTTTGATTCCGGGGTCTACGTAGGATTCGACTCGGGTCTTACGGCGGAACAACTCTATTTCCAGCTAACCACCAAACACTATTGGCGAGCGCCATCCGCAGCCCCAGACGTGGCTTATCGCGGATATCAGATTCTGCAACATTTGATTAAAGACGTTAAGGGAAATGAAATTGATGTAAATCAAGCTCAGGTTGATCGGCTGGGATTAAGTGCTACCGTCACGTCGCTTTTACCAAGTCAGTGA
- the flhD gene encoding flagellar transcriptional regulator FlhD, translated as MDNNEKSALDAIRELNLSYLVLAQRILRENMAVGMYRLGISRDIAEALVGVSTGQLVKLAAGEQSVCGFRILDASLLTMLTQTAKHEQLAPTHAAIVLSTQPSPRMA; from the coding sequence GTGGACAACAATGAAAAGAGTGCCCTCGACGCGATTCGGGAGCTGAACCTTTCGTATCTTGTGCTGGCGCAGCGCATATTGCGGGAGAATATGGCGGTGGGGATGTACCGGCTGGGTATCTCGCGCGACATTGCCGAGGCGCTGGTGGGCGTTTCCACCGGCCAGTTGGTCAAGCTGGCGGCGGGGGAGCAGTCGGTGTGCGGCTTCCGCATCCTCGATGCCTCGCTGCTGACGATGCTGACGCAGACGGCCAAGCACGAGCAGTTGGCCCCCACGCACGCGGCCATCGTGCTTTCCACGCAGCCGTCGCCGCGCATGGCGTGA
- a CDS encoding methyl-accepting chemotaxis protein, giving the protein MNWFRNLKLAHKLLLAFVSLLALTALLGIFSILQLGMVNQASTDMATNWLPSIRAAGEIEYGLSRMRSGVLQHIISHDAATKQKYDALMGQIRDKLQKDERTYRALISSEQEKQAYEAFDKQQVAYDALMQKALELSRSDQADAAMDIMRGEGLERFNGLEAGIGEIVRINEAGANQASADSDTRYASSRAWIIGLLVGGVALGLALALWLARLVSRPLQQAVAIAQTVAGGDLGSRIEVNSRDETGQLLQALKQMNESLVRIVGEVRSGTELIGSASAEIATGNLDLSSRTEEQASSLEETAASMEQLTATVKQNAESARQANQLVLSASDVASRGGAVVARVVDTMHAIHDASQKIVDIIGVIDSIAFQTNILALNAAVEAARAGEQGRGFAVVAGEVRTLAQRSAAAAREIKGLIESSVQKVDEGSQLVGQAGDTMGEIVESVRRVTDIMGEITAATQEQTSGIEQVNQAIAQIDEVTQQNAALVEEASAASQSMQEQASKLVQTVSAFKLAGAASSAQSNAVPASSASAARATRTVRPTAPRAAPAATKPAASVPAASAAARAPATLAAPMTSRGLANAGAGAEAEWEQF; this is encoded by the coding sequence ATGAACTGGTTTCGCAACCTCAAGCTGGCGCACAAGCTGCTGCTGGCCTTCGTCTCCCTGCTGGCGTTGACCGCGCTGCTCGGCATCTTCTCGATTCTGCAGCTCGGCATGGTCAACCAGGCGTCGACCGACATGGCCACCAACTGGCTGCCGTCGATACGCGCGGCCGGCGAGATCGAATACGGCCTGTCGCGCATGCGCAGCGGCGTGCTCCAGCACATCATCTCGCATGATGCGGCCACCAAGCAGAAATACGATGCCCTGATGGGCCAGATCCGCGACAAGCTGCAGAAGGACGAGCGAACCTATCGCGCGCTGATCTCCAGCGAGCAGGAGAAGCAGGCCTACGAGGCCTTCGACAAGCAGCAGGTCGCCTACGATGCGCTGATGCAGAAGGCACTGGAGCTGTCGCGCTCCGACCAGGCCGACGCGGCCATGGACATCATGCGCGGCGAGGGCCTGGAGCGGTTCAACGGCCTGGAGGCTGGCATCGGGGAAATCGTCCGCATCAACGAGGCCGGCGCCAACCAGGCCTCCGCTGACAGCGACACCCGCTATGCCTCGTCGCGCGCCTGGATCATCGGCCTGCTGGTAGGCGGCGTCGCGCTCGGCCTGGCCCTGGCGCTGTGGCTGGCGCGGCTGGTTTCGCGTCCGCTGCAGCAGGCCGTGGCCATCGCGCAGACCGTGGCCGGCGGCGACCTCGGCAGCCGCATCGAGGTGAACTCCCGCGACGAGACCGGCCAGCTGCTGCAGGCGCTCAAGCAGATGAATGAAAGCCTGGTGCGCATCGTCGGCGAGGTGCGCAGCGGCACCGAGTTGATCGGCAGCGCGTCGGCGGAGATCGCCACCGGCAACCTGGACCTGTCTTCGCGCACCGAAGAGCAGGCAAGTTCGCTGGAAGAGACGGCGGCGTCGATGGAGCAGCTGACAGCCACTGTCAAGCAGAACGCGGAAAGCGCACGCCAGGCCAATCAGCTGGTGCTGTCCGCTTCCGACGTGGCCAGCCGCGGCGGTGCCGTGGTGGCCCGCGTGGTCGACACCATGCACGCCATCCACGATGCCTCGCAGAAGATCGTCGACATCATCGGCGTGATCGACAGCATCGCTTTCCAGACCAATATCCTGGCCCTGAACGCGGCCGTGGAAGCCGCCCGGGCCGGCGAGCAGGGCCGCGGCTTCGCCGTGGTCGCCGGCGAGGTGCGCACGCTCGCGCAACGCAGTGCGGCCGCCGCGCGCGAGATCAAGGGCCTGATCGAGAGTTCGGTGCAGAAGGTCGACGAAGGCAGCCAGCTGGTCGGACAGGCCGGCGACACCATGGGCGAGATCGTCGAAAGCGTGCGCCGCGTGACCGACATCATGGGCGAGATCACCGCCGCCACGCAGGAACAGACCTCGGGCATCGAGCAGGTCAACCAGGCCATCGCGCAGATCGACGAGGTGACGCAGCAGAACGCCGCCCTGGTGGAAGAAGCCTCGGCCGCCTCGCAGTCGATGCAGGAGCAGGCCAGCAAGCTGGTACAGACGGTAAGCGCGTTCAAGCTCGCCGGCGCCGCCTCATCCGCGCAGAGCAACGCGGTGCCCGCCTCGTCCGCATCGGCGGCGCGCGCCACACGAACGGTCCGCCCCACCGCGCCCCGGGCTGCGCCGGCCGCCACCAAGCCTGCCGCAAGCGTGCCGGCAGCCAGCGCTGCAGCCCGCGCCCCCGCTACCCTGGCCGCGCCGATGACATCGCGCGGCCTGGCGAATGCCGGGGCCGGAGCCGAGGCGGAGTGGGAGCAGTTCTGA
- a CDS encoding UDP-N-acetylglucosamine 1-carboxyvinyltransferase, with translation MSNLIVHGGAPLRGRITPSANKNAVLPVLCATLLTDAPLRLHGVPDITDVRKILEIFSTLGSDVHWDRETGTLDLHHRATTFDAQRHRLPEEMRSSIMLVPPLLARFGVARLEDNVKGCTLGVREIDPHVDIFRSFGGEVTRAEGSLLVRSEGALRTTDHWLDYASVTTTENFVLCAAAAHGTSTLTNAASEPHVQEFCRFMTMLGVHIEGIGTSRLTVHGGKPLGGGEFRFDEDFHEITTFLALGAITGGDVVVRNSAPENFPLIDRTFAKFGIGIVHEDGWSRVARSGPLQVQTPFTSNVLTKVEAAPWPYFPVDLLPIFIALGVRAQGNAMFWNKVYDGALGWTGELSKFGAHVFSSDPHRLITFGGNPLTPAVVESPYIIRVAIALFMVAASIDGRSEIRNATPIRRAHPRFVENLRSLGAQVEWTSEG, from the coding sequence ATGTCCAATCTCATCGTGCATGGCGGCGCCCCGCTCCGCGGCCGCATCACCCCCTCGGCAAACAAGAACGCGGTCCTCCCCGTGCTTTGCGCCACCCTGCTCACCGACGCGCCGCTACGCTTGCACGGCGTGCCGGATATCACGGACGTGCGCAAGATCCTGGAGATCTTCTCGACGCTGGGCAGCGACGTCCATTGGGACCGCGAGACCGGCACGCTGGACCTGCACCACCGCGCCACCACCTTCGACGCGCAGCGCCACCGCCTGCCGGAAGAAATGCGTTCGTCGATCATGCTGGTGCCGCCGCTGCTGGCCCGCTTCGGCGTGGCGCGCCTGGAAGACAACGTCAAGGGCTGCACCCTCGGCGTGCGCGAGATCGACCCGCACGTCGACATCTTCCGCTCGTTCGGCGGCGAGGTGACGCGCGCCGAAGGCTCGCTGCTGGTGCGCAGCGAAGGCGCCCTGCGCACGACCGACCACTGGCTCGACTACGCCTCGGTCACCACCACCGAAAACTTCGTGCTGTGCGCGGCCGCGGCCCACGGCACCTCGACGCTGACCAACGCCGCCTCCGAACCGCATGTGCAGGAGTTCTGCCGCTTCATGACCATGCTGGGCGTACACATCGAGGGCATCGGCACGTCGCGCCTGACGGTGCATGGCGGCAAGCCGCTGGGCGGCGGCGAGTTCCGCTTCGACGAGGATTTCCACGAGATCACCACCTTCCTGGCACTGGGCGCCATCACCGGTGGCGACGTGGTGGTGCGCAACAGCGCACCGGAGAATTTCCCGCTGATCGACCGCACCTTCGCCAAGTTCGGCATCGGCATCGTGCACGAGGACGGCTGGTCGCGCGTGGCACGTTCGGGCCCGCTGCAGGTGCAGACGCCCTTCACCAGCAACGTGCTGACCAAGGTCGAGGCCGCACCCTGGCCCTATTTCCCGGTCGACCTGCTGCCGATCTTCATCGCCCTGGGCGTGCGTGCGCAGGGCAATGCGATGTTCTGGAACAAGGTCTACGACGGCGCGCTGGGCTGGACCGGCGAGTTGTCCAAGTTCGGCGCCCATGTCTTCTCCTCCGATCCTCACCGCCTGATTACCTTCGGCGGCAACCCGCTCACCCCGGCGGTGGTGGAGAGCCCCTACATCATCCGCGTGGCGATCGCCCTGTTCATGGTCGCCGCCAGCATCGACGGCCGCTCCGAGATCCGCAATGCCACGCCGATCCGCCGCGCCCATCCGCGCTTCGTGGAGAACCTGCGCAGCCTGGGCGCGCAGGTGGAGTGGACCAGCGAAGGCTGA
- a CDS encoding PLP-dependent aminotransferase family protein, which produces MDYGLLLATSHASHPERMSGQRRLYESLRAAILDGRLAPGARLTASRVLAAELGMARNSVLYAYERLASEGYIAGDRHGTSVARLGLSSPRLANLLAADRAATAPGLSRRAAGLGREDPHSGEMLPFVPGVPALDAFPLARWRRSIERAWRSLSARHLGQGQAAGQPALRHAIAEYLRVARGVRCEAAQVFVTAGTQSGLDLCARLLADAGDTAWVEDPGYPGAHAAFRSASLRLESIPVDADGLAPPAGHWQRVPPRLVYITPSHQYPLGSVLSLERRLALLAAARAAGAWIIEDDYDSEFRRDGMPVPAVQGLEADAPVIYLGTFSKTLFPALRLGFMVVPPQLATLLAGTVGAIPQGGHVAEQLALAEFLDSGAFTSHLRRMRRLYAQRRDALQDALARHLGTRLTVSASAGGMHLSARLEMPLADTTVSAAAAARGLALRPLSRYLLPGTPQAQYNGFVFGYANVAEDAVDGAVCRLARVLDEVAGARSGPG; this is translated from the coding sequence ATGGACTACGGTCTGTTGCTCGCCACCAGCCACGCCAGCCACCCCGAGCGCATGTCGGGGCAACGGCGGCTGTACGAAAGCCTGCGCGCCGCCATCCTCGACGGCCGCCTGGCGCCGGGCGCGCGCCTGACCGCGTCGCGTGTGCTCGCCGCCGAACTGGGCATGGCGCGCAACTCTGTGCTGTACGCCTACGAGCGGCTGGCCTCGGAGGGCTACATCGCCGGCGACCGCCATGGCACCTCCGTGGCCCGGCTTGGCCTGTCGTCGCCCCGCCTCGCGAATCTGCTGGCGGCGGACCGCGCCGCGACGGCGCCGGGCCTGTCGCGCCGTGCCGCGGGCCTCGGGCGCGAGGATCCGCACAGCGGGGAAATGCTGCCCTTCGTGCCTGGCGTGCCGGCCCTGGACGCCTTTCCGCTGGCGCGCTGGCGCCGCTCGATCGAGCGCGCCTGGCGCAGCCTGTCGGCACGCCACCTGGGCCAAGGCCAGGCCGCCGGCCAGCCGGCGCTGCGCCACGCCATCGCCGAGTACCTGCGCGTGGCACGCGGGGTACGCTGCGAAGCCGCGCAGGTCTTCGTCACCGCCGGTACGCAATCGGGACTGGACCTGTGCGCGCGCCTGCTGGCCGATGCCGGCGACACCGCCTGGGTGGAGGATCCCGGCTATCCGGGCGCGCACGCCGCCTTCCGATCGGCCAGCCTGCGCCTGGAATCGATCCCGGTGGACGCCGACGGGCTCGCGCCGCCGGCCGGACATTGGCAGCGCGTGCCCCCGCGACTGGTCTACATCACGCCCTCGCACCAGTATCCGCTCGGCTCGGTGCTGAGCCTGGAGCGGCGGCTGGCGCTGCTCGCCGCGGCGCGCGCGGCCGGTGCCTGGATCATCGAGGACGACTACGACAGCGAGTTCCGCCGCGACGGCATGCCGGTCCCCGCCGTGCAAGGCCTGGAGGCCGATGCGCCGGTGATCTACCTGGGTACCTTCAGCAAGACCTTGTTCCCGGCGCTGCGGCTCGGCTTCATGGTGGTGCCGCCACAGTTGGCCACCCTGCTGGCCGGCACCGTCGGCGCCATCCCCCAGGGCGGGCACGTCGCCGAACAGCTGGCACTGGCCGAGTTCCTCGACAGCGGGGCATTCACCAGCCACCTGCGGCGCATGCGCCGCCTCTACGCCCAGCGCCGCGATGCGCTGCAGGACGCGCTGGCACGCCACCTGGGCACGCGCTTGACGGTCTCCGCCAGCGCGGGCGGCATGCACCTGAGCGCACGCCTGGAGATGCCGCTGGCCGATACCACGGTGAGTGCCGCCGCGGCGGCACGGGGGCTGGCGCTGCGCCCGCTCAGCCGCTACCTGTTGCCGGGTACGCCCCAGGCGCAATACAACGGCTTCGTCTTCGGCTACGCGAACGTGGCCGAAGACGCCGTGGACGGCGCCGTCTGCCGCCTGGCCCGCGTCCTCGACGAGGTTGCCGGCGCGCGCTCCGGCCCTGGCTAG
- a CDS encoding pyridoxamine 5'-phosphate oxidase family protein — translation MASTASSPSALNPASVPAAAEAAQPVRQAPSARTRIRRMPARGSYDTAELHAILDDAYLCHVAFADEAGTHCIPTACWREGDHLYIHGSNGSRMLKVAAAGTQVCVTVTHLDGLVLARSAFHHSMNYRSAVIYGVFETVEEAHKAAALDAFVEHIAPGRSHEVRRGDRNELGATTVLRLALDESVTKCRRGGPKDDEADMAVPAWAGVLPMALRGGAPQPDGEQATLPAYVGRWDGTVVPAGRASPDGTA, via the coding sequence ATGGCATCCACCGCGTCGTCGCCCTCCGCCCTGAACCCGGCATCCGTTCCCGCCGCAGCCGAGGCGGCCCAGCCAGTCCGGCAGGCGCCGTCGGCGCGCACCCGCATCCGGCGCATGCCGGCGCGCGGCAGCTATGACACTGCCGAGCTGCATGCCATCCTGGATGACGCCTACCTGTGCCACGTCGCCTTTGCCGACGAAGCCGGCACGCATTGCATTCCCACCGCCTGCTGGCGCGAGGGCGACCATCTGTACATCCACGGCTCCAACGGCAGCCGCATGCTGAAGGTGGCCGCCGCCGGTACCCAGGTATGCGTCACCGTGACCCACCTGGACGGCCTGGTGCTGGCGCGCTCGGCTTTCCATCATTCGATGAACTACCGCTCGGCGGTGATCTACGGTGTGTTCGAAACCGTCGAGGAAGCGCACAAGGCCGCCGCGCTCGATGCCTTCGTCGAACATATCGCGCCGGGCCGCTCGCATGAGGTACGGCGCGGCGACCGCAACGAGCTTGGCGCCACCACGGTGCTGCGGCTGGCCCTGGACGAGTCGGTGACCAAGTGCCGCCGTGGCGGGCCCAAGGACGACGAGGCGGACATGGCAGTGCCGGCGTGGGCGGGCGTGCTGCCGATGGCGCTGCGCGGCGGCGCGCCGCAGCCCGATGGGGAGCAGGCCACGCTGCCTGCCTACGTGGGGCGCTGGGACGGGACGGTGGTGCCGGCGGGCAGAGCATCGCCGGACGGCACGGCCTGA
- a CDS encoding TolC family protein, with protein sequence MTRLLAFPPQRRLAGAASAFSTLALAWLASASAHAGAQPAAGAVSSAASAAAAGPISADAPASAPTPSVAPPGPGRLRFPEYLDAVERHNPALAAQQQTIRSAEAEISIAGVRPDPSVTYGVSNIEMSRAVSPKPPRTQEVGLDLPIELGGKRARRIQAARSNLRLTEAGVEGFRNGLYSEAAAAFVEACRSRAALARQESSLAALAEIARANAVRQRAGDVGGLELAQSRVERDRFAAEVKSARAAASSAQIRLAIPLGKPTAEAFGDMALDCEHLPPVPPALDALLAQALERRDTVRIARAALENAYDNLALARANRWVDPSVHVGLDLTPGVNGTLGDDGQPLGDGVARSRMLSVSVSIPLPFSRLQRGELEQAEARITQAMLDLRGAELTAQTEVRSAHATYLAARDNAEQYRMSVLPDADRVLDGKRRAYRHGSASLLEVLDAQRSADDTYQAYLQARADLAAAAVQLQLSIGERPSL encoded by the coding sequence ATGACCCGACTCCTTGCATTCCCGCCCCAGCGGCGGCTGGCCGGCGCGGCGAGCGCCTTTTCCACGCTGGCGCTGGCCTGGCTGGCAAGCGCATCCGCCCATGCCGGCGCCCAGCCGGCGGCCGGCGCTGTGAGCAGCGCGGCAAGCGCCGCAGCGGCAGGCCCGATCTCCGCCGACGCGCCCGCGTCCGCACCGACGCCCTCGGTCGCGCCCCCCGGTCCCGGCCGGCTGCGCTTCCCTGAGTACCTCGACGCAGTGGAGCGCCACAATCCGGCCCTGGCCGCCCAGCAGCAGACCATCCGCAGCGCCGAGGCGGAGATCAGCATCGCCGGCGTACGGCCCGATCCCAGCGTCACCTACGGCGTCAGCAATATCGAGATGAGCCGCGCCGTATCGCCCAAGCCGCCCCGCACCCAAGAGGTGGGGCTGGACCTGCCGATCGAACTGGGCGGTAAGCGCGCGCGCCGCATCCAGGCCGCCAGGTCCAACCTGCGCCTGACCGAGGCCGGCGTGGAAGGCTTCCGCAACGGGCTCTACAGCGAAGCCGCGGCGGCCTTCGTGGAAGCCTGCCGCAGCCGCGCCGCGCTGGCGCGCCAGGAGTCCTCGCTGGCGGCGCTGGCGGAAATCGCGCGCGCCAATGCGGTACGCCAACGCGCCGGCGACGTCGGCGGCCTCGAACTGGCGCAATCGCGCGTGGAGCGCGACCGCTTCGCCGCCGAGGTCAAGAGCGCGCGCGCCGCCGCCAGCAGCGCGCAGATCCGGCTGGCCATCCCGCTCGGCAAGCCCACCGCCGAAGCCTTCGGCGACATGGCGCTCGACTGCGAGCACCTGCCGCCCGTGCCACCGGCGCTCGATGCCCTGCTGGCACAGGCCCTGGAACGGCGCGATACCGTGCGCATCGCGCGCGCGGCGCTGGAGAACGCCTACGACAACCTGGCGCTGGCCCGCGCCAACCGCTGGGTCGACCCGAGCGTGCACGTCGGCCTCGACCTGACGCCCGGCGTCAACGGCACGCTGGGAGACGATGGTCAGCCGCTGGGCGATGGCGTGGCGCGCTCGCGCATGCTGAGCGTCTCGGTCTCGATTCCGCTGCCGTTCTCGCGCCTGCAGCGCGGTGAACTGGAGCAGGCCGAGGCCCGCATCACACAGGCCATGCTGGACCTGCGCGGCGCCGAGCTCACCGCGCAGACGGAGGTGCGCAGCGCGCATGCCACCTACCTCGCCGCGCGCGACAACGCGGAACAATACCGCATGTCAGTGCTGCCGGACGCCGACCGCGTGCTCGACGGCAAACGGCGCGCCTACCGGCACGGTTCCGCCTCGCTGTTGGAAGTGCTGGACGCGCAGCGCTCCGCCGACGACACCTACCAGGCCTACCTGCAGGCACGCGCCGACCTCGCGGCGGCAGCCGTGCAACTGCAGTTGTCGATCGGCGAACGCCCGTCGCTCTGA